The following are from one region of the Paenibacillus sp. KS-LC4 genome:
- a CDS encoding GtrA family protein has translation MFNMIGLVNTAVDFMVFSLLVWLGVYFVGAQVISYGAGIVNSYVMNSWLTFGKGPEQRRERKFDKAQAIRFTILSCTVLGLSLPLLYFVSEKMLVNEWLAKLLVTGVTTVLNFIGSKKWVFRGK, from the coding sequence ATGTTTAATATGATAGGGCTTGTAAATACGGCTGTCGATTTTATGGTGTTTAGCCTCTTGGTATGGCTGGGTGTCTACTTCGTTGGCGCACAGGTGATTTCTTATGGAGCAGGTATTGTGAACAGCTATGTTATGAATTCATGGCTGACGTTCGGCAAAGGGCCGGAGCAGCGAAGAGAACGCAAGTTTGATAAAGCGCAGGCAATAAGGTTTACGATTTTGAGCTGTACGGTACTTGGCCTGTCGTTGCCCTTATTGTATTTCGTGTCTGAAAAGATGCTTGTTAACGAGTGGCTCGCAAAGCTGCTCGTTACGGGGGTAACGACCGTGCTCAATTTTATTGGCAGCAAGAAGTGGGTTTTTCGCGGTAAATAA